The region CACGATCCAGCGAGTTCAACAAGACCTGGCCGACCCTGGGAGATATGATCGACAAAGGGGAGCGACTCATCAGCTTCGTCAACCCATTAGAACCAGACGCAGCCAACGCACCCTACCTCCTCAACGAGTTCGACTTTGTCTGGGAGAATCAATACGCTGTCACGGACCCAGCAGAGTTCTCGTGCACACCCGATCGACCGTCCAACACCACGACTATCAGCGAGATGCGCCAGTCTGGCAAGTTGTTCTTGATGAACCACATGCTATATTGGCAGCAAGCTTTTGAAATTCAGACGCCTGATGCTCGCAATGTGGCCGATACAAACTCCTGGGACGGACCCGGTGGCTTTGGCACGCACTTGTTGAACTGCGGCAACGAACTAGGGCGACAGCCAACCTTTGTTCTAGTAGACTTCTTCAACGTTGGGCCAGCCATCGCATCGGCAGACAATGTCAACGGTATCAATAGACCACTGGGTAGGAAGAACGTGACTACGGAGGTGATTGAGGGGGGACAATTAAGGAAGATGTTGAATGGCACGGTCAAAGCAGGAATATCCTCAACCCTAGCATTGGTCCTTGCTCTTGTAGCATCCGTTGTCGTGGATATGAAATACTAGGAGAGGATTGAGATGAAGAGGCAGCAAGTAGAGCTACAGATGGGTTAGATATGAGCCATTGTACCAAGCTTCCAAAGTCTTAGTCGTGTCGCGGCATGTCTCAGTCAAAGTAGCAAATTAATTACTCTCAAAATCACTAAGATAGAGTCGTCTGAAAGAATAGAAGCATGAACCATGTGTGACAAAAGAACACGACTCAAGTATTGCAGATGCAAAAGGATGCCTACTCAACTGGCTCAGGGTGGTGGCAGCATACGCAGGTATCTGGGTAGGTGCAGGCTCGTTGCGGCATCTCTGTGGCATTCACGATCAAAAGATTCCGATAAGACTGGTACTTGGGCTAGACAGAGGAGCGTGAAGTGAAGAGTCGTGAAGTCTAAACGTGCAGGGGTCGTTGCGGAGTTCTCGGGGGTGCCAAGACGATGTTTGCACTGTTTGCAGCGACGCCAAAACTTCAGACAATACCACGTCGTCATCGCCATTCCATATCCCCACAAAGTGTAGCCATGGCGATCTCACGACCATATGTGCCTTCAAGGGCGCTCATACGGGCTCTATCACGACCGCAGCCTATTCGGTGTCCATTGGCCCGCCCCCTCCCATTGTACCTGGTCCGCGGGAAACAGACAAAATCACCCAAAGCCAAGAAGCCAGAACAAGATGCGACCGCCGAATCGAAGCCGTCGCTGCTAGATCGCCTCAAAAGGTCAACATCCATCTTTGAGGATGACGAGAAAATGGATAAAGCCATGCGTCCCCTGTCCGACGCCGAACTCGAACGCGATGACCTACCCGTCATCAACTGGTACGAGCAAGACTTGGATAAAGGCACACCTCAACGTCTCATCGATCGAATCGCAACAGTAGAAGATCGGAAGAAAGATAAGGAAATGTACACCATGATTGAGGAGTCGCAGAAGAATCCCGACTACGACGATGCGATATTGAATCGACGCCTCGTTGACAGCCTGCTCACGAATCCAAATTTTGCCGAATTGACCGAAGAGCTGAGGGAACTCAAGGCAGGCATCAAGTCAAAGGAAGAGCTCCAGGCAATGGAAGAGCAGGACGCTCTGGAGGCAGAAGCAGGGAGTAAAGAGTTCAATGCAGGCTTACGAATGGCCACACACGATGCATTGCAAGACCTTGTCAACGACCCAGATGTCGGTGATGCAAAGGCAGACATACAAGAAGTCATCGACAAGATGCCGGAAATGGAAGATATTGATAGCCCCGGGTTCCAGGCGTTACTACACAAAGCCATGGCCAAGCTGGAAGGGAACGAGGCCATGCAGAAGAAGATTGCCGCGATGCAACAAGACCAAAATTACCCAGGGCTTGATAAAGAGTGGGATGAGTACGAGAAAGacacagacgaagcgatcACAGAAGCCGAGGCTCCAGACCAAGACCTCGCTATGGTGACACCAGAAGACATGCAAGATGTGGACAAGCTTTTGTACCAGATGCGCGATGTCATGAAGTCGCTGGGGGCAGGCACCGATCTCGAGGCCGAGCTCGACGCAGCCCTAAAAGAGGATTCGGATGATGCACAGAACCAAGATGGCGTCTTCGAGCGTGAGATGGATCCATTAGAGCTGGCGGAAGAGCTAAAGAAGCTTGCGCAATCAAAGGCCTCACAGCCACTAGAGCctgaggaagaggaagataTACCTGCTGATCTGCAAGCCAAGGTTGACAAGATAATGGAGGATCCCAAACTGATGGAAAAGTTGATGTACATCCAAAAGCTCATCTCCGAGACCAAGCAACCGACGGGTGACCTGACAACTATCGTTC is a window of Pyrenophora tritici-repentis strain M4 chromosome 2, whole genome shotgun sequence DNA encoding:
- a CDS encoding Cast multi-domain protein, whose amino-acid sequence is MAISRPYVPSRALIRALSRPQPIRCPLARPLPLYLVRGKQTKSPKAKKPEQDATAESKPSLLDRLKRSTSIFEDDEKMDKAMRPLSDAELERDDLPVINWYEQDLDKGTPQRLIDRIATVEDRKKDKEMYTMIEESQKNPDYDDAILNRRLVDSLLTNPNFAELTEELRELKAGIKSKEELQAMEEQDALEAEAGSKEFNAGLRMATHDALQDLVNDPDVGDAKADIQEVIDKMPEMEDIDSPGFQALLHKAMAKLEGNEAMQKKIAAMQQDQNYPGLDKEWDEYEKDTDEAITEAEAPDQDLAMVTPEDMQDVDKLLYQMRDVMKSLGAGTDLEAELDAALKEDSDDAQNQDGVFEREMDPLELAEELKKLAQSKASQPLEPEEEEDIPADLQAKVDKIMEDPKLMEKLMYIQKLISETKQPTGDLTTIVHETAPDPYQLEDGRTATLKERMAFALQDPEHSAALQRLRVHLPPPFNIAPALKSFNQAIEFAYIGANDDIRRILWRSYQKARTLPTFLQSVSDEAWDILYYSQAVTWSSNQNRQDHLRLLLADLKSLGMDGPPTHPSTLANEGANQLEG